A genomic segment from uncultured Marinifilum sp. encodes:
- a CDS encoding DUF3820 family protein: MTKEINKAEMNEALIKLIQMRMPFGKYKGRYLIDLPETYLVWFREKGFPPGKLGEMMASMYEIKLNGLESMLRPLCKKYQ, translated from the coding sequence ATGACAAAAGAAATTAATAAAGCTGAAATGAACGAGGCATTAATAAAATTAATTCAAATGAGAATGCCTTTTGGAAAATATAAAGGACGTTATTTAATTGATTTACCAGAAACTTATTTGGTATGGTTTAGAGAGAAAGGGTTTCCTCCTGGAAAACTAGGCGAAATGATGGCATCTATGTATGAAATAAAATTAAATGGACTGGAAAGTATGCTTCGACCTTTATGTAAAAAATATCAATAA